DNA sequence from the Eisenibacter elegans DSM 3317 genome:
TACCACCACAAGGACTGCCGGGTGGCTACTGCCAATAGCCACAGCATCGCCAGCCAAACCACTGCTCCATAAAGGTATAAAATACCCACAGGTAGCTCCCAAGGCATAGGTACATACCGCTGCCTCAACAGAAGATAACTTGTAGAGACTTCGATGTTGAAAATCCCCCGAGTGAAACTGTCCATCAACAGCTCACCCGCGCTGGTAGTAGTAAACACTTCGTATGGCAAAGCCGCATCATATCCGCCCTGATAGTAATATAAATAAGTACCCAAGCCCAATAAAAGCAAGCTAAGCCAAACCAAAGAACTGATTTTTTGCCAAAGTGGCCATTGTTTCCATTGCGCAAGTGTTTGCATAGAAGAGTCGAATAAAGGTTTTGGAGAATGAGTAGGTAGGCGCTTCCGTGTTTTGGTGGCATACCTGCCCAATAACGCTACAAAAATAGCTTATCTTATCCATCAGTCACCCATAGGGGTGATTTTGTGAGGCAAATTTGCCAACATCTCCCAAAGTTACTCAAACGGCTCACTTTATTGGCTCACAAACCAAATTCCTTGACAAAACAACTAGCTTACACCGTAGTAGGATACATACAAGGGTAGCTTTTTGAGTGATTAATGCCTAATTTTGACACGCTAATGTTTAATGTAGCTTCACTATGGCAGCAAGATACCTAATACTCAACGGACCCAATCTCAACTTGTTGGGCAAGCGCGAACCGGAAATCTACGGCTCACAGTCATTTGAGGAGTATTTCAGTAGCCTTCAAGAGGCTTTTGCAGACGTGGAGCTGCACTATTTTCAGTCGAACCACGAGGGCGCGCTCATCGACAAAATCCACGAGGTAGGCTTTAGCTTCCAAGGGGTGGTCATCAATGCTGGTGCATATACCCATACGTCTATTGCCTTGGCCGATGCGCTGGCTGCTGTGCCGATGCCTGCTGTAGAAGTACATATCTCCAATATCCACGCCCGCGAGGCATTTCGCCGGCATAGTTATATAGCCCCTCAGTGTATCGGGATGATTACCGGTCTGGGCTTGCAAGGCTATCAGCTGGCGCTATCGTTTTTGGTACAATACCAACAAAGCCAATCTGCTTGATGTTTTAGCAACAACAAGTCATTTTCCCAAAAAACTATGCAAACACTCCAACTACGTATACACGACGTAATTCGTGAAACACACGACTCGGTCGTCGTACTTTTTGACAAACCCGAAGGCCTGAACTATGAGCCGGGGCAATTTCTTACGCCTATTCTCCACATCGATGGGCGCGAAGAGCGCCGCTCGTATTCGCTGTGTACCTCACCTACCGTAGATGCTCAATGGGGCATTGGGGTCAAGAGAGTAGCCGGCGGATTGGTGTCTAACTACATCTGTGACCACTGGCAAGCTGGGCAAGAGGTGCAGGTGTTGGCACCTTTGGGGCGCTTTACGCTTCCTGCGCCTGCCGGAATGCTTACCCGTCGCCACTTGGTGCTTTTGGCCGCTGGCAGCGGTATCACACCGCTGATGAGTATGCTCAAGACGGTTCTCAGTCAAGAGCCTAATGCCCGTATTAGCCTGTTATATGCCAATACCAATGCCGAATCAGTAATGTTTTTGGATACCCTTAAGGCTTGGCAGGAGCGCTACGGTGAGCGTCTACACATCACACATGCCCTTTCGACTCCTAGCGCCGCGCTAGGCGGGATTGGCCGCCTCTCGGCAGATAATTTTGGGGACTGGCTGCGCGAACTCCCTCCCCCAAATCCACAAACACTTTATTTCTTGTGTGGCCCTAATGAGCTTATGCAGCTACAAGTCCAAGTATTGCGCAGCCTCCGTATCCCCGAAGCCAATATCTACCAAGAAAGCTTTACCCCATCGACCAAAGAGACGGCTGATAAAGCTCCAACTCCCACTCCGGCAACAAACAGCGTGGCCGGTGGTGCTCCTATCGTAACCATACGCTATGCAGGGGCAGAGTACCAGTTTGAGGTACGTCCAGACCAGACTATCTTGGAGGCTGCCCAAAGTCGCGATATCGATTTGCCCTATTCTTGCCAAAGCGGTATGTGTACGGCCTGCTTGGGGCGTTGTGTGCAAGGAAAGGTCAGCCTCGACGAAGAGGATTCGCTCACTCCGGGAGAGCTGAACGCTGGCTATGTGTTGACTTGTGTGGGTCGTCCTGAGTCGGACGATGTCATCATCGAAATTGACTAAACACCCCATGCTCCACTCTTCTTTTAGCCAAGATTTGTACGAAGCCGGGGTAGACGAAGCCGGTCGTGGCGCAGCAGTAGGGCCGGTGGTTGCGGCGGCGGTTGTCTTGCCCAAAGGCTTTGAGAGCGCGCTTTTGCGTGATTCTAAAAAACTTACAGAAAAACAACGCCTCACCCTCAGAGAAGAGATTGAAAGAGAGGCCTTGGCTTGGGCTATCGGCGAAGCTTCGCATCAAGAGATTGACCAATACAACATCTTACAGGCCACCTTTTTGGCGATGCACCGCGCCATTGCACAGCTTGCCCCTGTGCCTGAGTTGTTGTTAATAGACGGTAACCGCTTCAAGCCCTATCCCTTTGTGGCCCATCAGTGTGTCATAGGAGGTGATGATTTGTATTATGCCATCGCCGCAGCCTCTATCTTGGCCAAAACGCACCGCGATGCTCTGCTCAAAGAGCT
Encoded proteins:
- a CDS encoding ferredoxin--NADP reductase, whose product is MQTLQLRIHDVIRETHDSVVVLFDKPEGLNYEPGQFLTPILHIDGREERRSYSLCTSPTVDAQWGIGVKRVAGGLVSNYICDHWQAGQEVQVLAPLGRFTLPAPAGMLTRRHLVLLAAGSGITPLMSMLKTVLSQEPNARISLLYANTNAESVMFLDTLKAWQERYGERLHITHALSTPSAALGGIGRLSADNFGDWLRELPPPNPQTLYFLCGPNELMQLQVQVLRSLRIPEANIYQESFTPSTKETADKAPTPTPATNSVAGGAPIVTIRYAGAEYQFEVRPDQTILEAAQSRDIDLPYSCQSGMCTACLGRCVQGKVSLDEEDSLTPGELNAGYVLTCVGRPESDDVIIEID
- the aroQ gene encoding type II 3-dehydroquinate dehydratase translates to MAARYLILNGPNLNLLGKREPEIYGSQSFEEYFSSLQEAFADVELHYFQSNHEGALIDKIHEVGFSFQGVVINAGAYTHTSIALADALAAVPMPAVEVHISNIHAREAFRRHSYIAPQCIGMITGLGLQGYQLALSFLVQYQQSQSA
- a CDS encoding ribonuclease HII; amino-acid sequence: MLHSSFSQDLYEAGVDEAGRGAAVGPVVAAAVVLPKGFESALLRDSKKLTEKQRLTLREEIEREALAWAIGEASHQEIDQYNILQATFLAMHRAIAQLAPVPELLLIDGNRFKPYPFVAHQCVIGGDDLYYAIAAASILAKTHRDALLKELDAQYPQYGWAANKGYLTKAHREAIAHYGACPVHRQSFKLLA